The proteins below are encoded in one region of Sulfitobacter sp. SK012:
- a CDS encoding ABC transporter permease, whose product MVYFIAKRLIQSVFVMLAVAFLAFSLFRFVGDPITQMTGVETSVEDQERLREELGLNDPFVMQFARFTGDMLKGDFGFSYRTRQPVAEMISKRIPATLELGIVALLISLFVGIPAGVYTALRPRGFATQAILMTTLIGVSIPTFVIGIMLIFIFGVQLGWLPTFGRGGTVHLGGWETSFLTADGWRALILPAVTLGVYQLTLTMRLVRAEMMEVMRSDYIRFATARGVPMSRLYFRHALANTMIPVITIIGLQFGGVIAFSIVTESVFQWPGMGLLFLESIRFVDIPVMGVYLVVIAFFFVLVNLIVDLLYVAIDPRLRIQDVS is encoded by the coding sequence ATGGTATATTTCATCGCAAAGCGGCTGATCCAGTCGGTGTTTGTTATGCTGGCCGTTGCCTTTCTGGCCTTTTCCCTTTTCCGATTTGTTGGCGACCCGATCACCCAAATGACCGGCGTTGAAACCTCGGTTGAAGATCAGGAACGCCTGCGCGAGGAACTTGGTCTCAACGACCCTTTCGTCATGCAATTTGCCCGCTTTACAGGTGACATGCTGAAAGGCGACTTTGGGTTTTCGTATCGGACACGCCAGCCTGTGGCCGAGATGATTTCGAAGCGCATCCCAGCCACGCTCGAGCTTGGTATTGTTGCGCTGTTGATATCACTTTTTGTTGGTATTCCAGCTGGTGTTTATACGGCCTTGCGGCCACGTGGTTTCGCAACCCAAGCAATTCTCATGACAACCCTCATTGGCGTTTCAATCCCGACATTCGTTATCGGCATCATGCTCATTTTCATATTTGGTGTGCAACTAGGCTGGCTCCCCACATTCGGGCGTGGCGGTACGGTGCACCTAGGTGGCTGGGAGACATCGTTTCTGACCGCTGATGGCTGGCGGGCGCTGATCCTCCCTGCTGTGACGCTTGGTGTGTACCAATTGACGTTGACCATGCGCCTGGTGCGTGCCGAGATGATGGAGGTCATGCGCTCTGACTATATCCGTTTTGCTACGGCACGCGGTGTCCCGATGAGCCGGCTCTATTTCAGACATGCGCTTGCGAATACGATGATCCCCGTGATCACAATCATTGGCCTGCAGTTTGGTGGTGTAATTGCATTCTCCATCGTGACAGAGAGCGTCTTTCAATGGCCCGGCATGGGGCTGCTTTTTCTGGAGTCCATTCGGTTTGTCGATATCCCAGTCATGGGTGTCTACCTTGTCGTGATCGCCTTTTTCTTCGTTCTGGTGAACCTGATCGTCGACCTTCTCTATGTTGCGATTGATCCGCGTTTACGCATTCAGGACGTTTCTTGA
- a CDS encoding ABC transporter permease, whose protein sequence is MVDFIKRHEGLWLFTRSPFVIVAAFVALTIFLGAVFAPWIAQVNPYDLASFSLMDGLLPPVWEEFGNDKFLLGTDDQGRDMISSILYGARLSLIIGIAAMTIATFLGVGLGLAAGYFGGRFDAVVMRIADIQLALPAILTALLIDGIARGVLPPEMQQDLRVAVLTLAIALSLWVNFARTARASTFVQMNKEYVQAAVMQGQHPLRVMFVHILPNILGPLLVIMTVDLASAILLEATLSFLGIGLPADSPSLGTLIRIGMQFLLSGEWWILWIPALFLVALVVSINVLGDFLRDVFNPRLR, encoded by the coding sequence ATGGTGGACTTCATCAAGCGCCACGAAGGGCTCTGGCTCTTTACCCGGTCGCCTTTTGTGATCGTTGCTGCTTTTGTTGCGCTGACCATATTTCTGGGCGCGGTGTTTGCCCCGTGGATTGCACAGGTAAATCCTTACGATTTGGCCTCGTTTTCGCTGATGGACGGACTTTTGCCGCCCGTGTGGGAAGAATTTGGGAACGATAAATTCCTGCTGGGCACCGACGACCAAGGCCGCGATATGATCTCTTCGATCCTTTATGGCGCGCGGCTCTCGCTTATTATTGGCATCGCGGCAATGACCATCGCCACGTTCTTAGGTGTCGGTCTGGGCCTGGCGGCTGGCTATTTCGGAGGGCGGTTTGACGCCGTCGTGATGCGCATAGCTGACATCCAGCTTGCCTTGCCTGCAATCCTGACGGCACTTTTGATCGACGGTATTGCACGCGGCGTCCTTCCTCCAGAAATGCAACAGGACCTGCGTGTTGCTGTATTGACGCTCGCCATCGCGCTTTCGCTTTGGGTCAATTTTGCCCGAACCGCGCGCGCATCGACTTTCGTGCAGATGAACAAGGAATATGTTCAAGCCGCAGTCATGCAAGGCCAACACCCTTTACGGGTCATGTTTGTGCACATCCTGCCCAACATTCTTGGGCCTCTGTTGGTCATCATGACGGTTGATCTGGCATCGGCTATCTTGCTCGAGGCGACGCTGTCGTTTCTCGGAATTGGTCTTCCCGCCGACAGCCCGTCTCTGGGTACATTGATCCGGATCGGGATGCAGTTTCTGCTTTCTGGTGAGTGGTGGATCCTATGGATACCAGCGCTATTCCTCGTCGCACTTGTGGTATCCATCAACGTCCTTGGCGACTTCCTGCGTGATGTCTTCAACCCGAGGTTGCGCTGA
- a CDS encoding dipeptide ABC transporter ATP-binding protein, whose protein sequence is MLRVENLTVKFPSRFGDMTAVEDIFMAIAPGEIHGLVGESGAGKSTVGAAIIGLLQPPGYITEGTVLLGDTDLRALDRFEAHALRGKRISMIFQDPQTSLNPLMRIEDQLVETIQAHEDISTRDAQKRAVDLLEEMGIEDAAIRMRAYPHQFSGGMRQRVVIALALCTNPELIIADEPTTALDVAVQSQVLDLLRRLADVRKVGFMLITHDIGVIAQIADSVTVMRRGKLIESGPIAQVLGQPSHPYTKQLMDAVPPLDQKIDRFPVPEDETQLAAASKNGGNAAEAWLLEGQRADAIGLTLENLTVAFPGTRTSIWSTPEPYVALHDISFDVRPGSVMGVVGESGSGKSTLAKTLTGLIKPASGGMTLGGEPLPGGKARSRHHPSRQMIQMVFQDPFSSLNSRHRIGTILSEPLWLYGLVNDSDARRDLCLQMLSLVGMEPAAIDKYPHQFSGGQRQRIAVARALLARPKILICDEPTSALDVSIQAELLNLLKDLQNVFGLTILFISHNLSVVRQMADDIVVLRNGRIQEIGASERVFSEPQADYTKKLLALTPVLPSNWRS, encoded by the coding sequence ATGTTGCGGGTTGAAAACCTCACAGTGAAATTCCCGTCTCGCTTTGGTGATATGACCGCAGTGGAAGACATATTTATGGCCATTGCCCCGGGGGAAATCCACGGATTGGTCGGTGAAAGTGGTGCGGGAAAATCTACCGTCGGCGCAGCAATTATCGGATTGCTGCAACCACCCGGCTACATCACAGAGGGTACAGTACTTTTAGGCGACACTGATCTGCGCGCGCTTGACCGGTTTGAGGCCCATGCACTGCGTGGTAAGCGTATCTCGATGATTTTCCAAGATCCGCAGACCAGCCTGAACCCGTTGATGCGGATTGAGGATCAGCTTGTTGAGACCATTCAGGCGCACGAGGATATTTCAACACGGGACGCCCAAAAGCGTGCCGTCGACCTGCTTGAAGAAATGGGGATTGAAGACGCCGCAATCCGCATGCGTGCCTACCCTCATCAATTCTCTGGTGGGATGCGCCAGCGGGTCGTTATCGCTTTGGCGCTGTGCACGAACCCCGAACTCATCATCGCGGATGAACCGACCACAGCATTGGACGTTGCCGTGCAATCGCAAGTGCTGGACTTACTTAGACGCCTTGCTGACGTCCGAAAAGTAGGCTTCATGCTGATCACCCATGATATTGGTGTCATTGCGCAAATCGCTGATTCAGTCACGGTAATGCGGCGCGGTAAGTTGATCGAAAGCGGCCCAATCGCGCAGGTTTTGGGCCAGCCCTCGCACCCCTACACTAAGCAGTTGATGGATGCGGTCCCTCCGTTGGACCAAAAGATTGACCGCTTTCCCGTGCCCGAAGACGAGACGCAATTGGCTGCCGCCAGTAAGAACGGAGGCAACGCTGCAGAGGCGTGGCTTCTCGAGGGGCAGAGGGCAGATGCCATTGGGCTTACTCTCGAAAACCTGACCGTCGCGTTTCCCGGAACAAGGACGTCAATTTGGAGCACACCAGAGCCATATGTCGCACTTCATGATATTTCCTTTGACGTGCGCCCGGGATCCGTCATGGGCGTTGTTGGCGAAAGCGGATCGGGTAAGTCGACACTCGCCAAGACGCTGACCGGCCTCATCAAACCTGCAAGCGGTGGGATGACTTTAGGCGGGGAACCGTTGCCGGGTGGTAAGGCCCGTTCACGCCACCACCCCTCACGCCAAATGATACAAATGGTCTTCCAAGATCCCTTCTCATCGCTCAACTCCCGCCATCGCATTGGTACCATTCTCTCCGAACCATTGTGGCTCTATGGTCTGGTGAATGACAGCGACGCGCGGCGCGACCTATGCCTTCAGATGCTCAGTCTCGTTGGCATGGAGCCCGCTGCAATCGACAAATACCCCCACCAATTTTCTGGTGGGCAACGTCAGCGCATCGCAGTTGCACGCGCACTTCTGGCAAGACCTAAAATCTTGATTTGTGATGAGCCGACGTCAGCACTTGATGTTTCAATTCAGGCCGAGCTTCTCAACTTGCTCAAAGACCTCCAAAACGTGTTCGGGCTGACGATCCTGTTCATCAGCCACAACCTTTCAGTCGTGCGCCAGATGGCCGACGACATCGTCGTCCTTCGCAATGGCCGCATCCAGGAAATAGGCGCATCTGAGCGTGTGTTCAGTGAACCACAGGCGGACTACACTAAAAAACTCCTCGCGCTAACACCCGTCCTGCCGAGCAATTGGCGATCTTGA
- a CDS encoding LysR family transcriptional regulator, with protein MNWKDLPSLTSLKAFAVAAEHQNLTKAAAVLNVTHSAISQQIRTLERHLGIRLFTRTQHGISLTSQGEYLAAGLLNSFASMSSVLENMADAENSRPLLVSATPMFSSAFLMPRMSDFLKTHPKIELNIQSTIEAVILTPGGVDMAIRYGTGNWPGLDAHLVLPGCLTVVASRELVRDRVFRHPRELLEYPLLQEQASVEFDLWLEKVGVPIQAPRKVVRLPGNMLVDGVRRGDGISATVPAFIADELKTGEIVTLFDDPIPEIGYYLVALPGTQRPALTIFRNWLEKSVSAYERGLYRWPPAHLL; from the coding sequence ATGAATTGGAAAGACCTCCCTTCTCTTACATCTTTGAAGGCCTTTGCAGTCGCGGCAGAGCACCAAAACCTGACGAAGGCTGCAGCGGTTTTGAACGTCACTCATTCCGCGATAAGCCAGCAAATTCGAACCTTGGAACGCCATCTTGGAATTCGGCTTTTTACCCGCACGCAGCATGGTATTTCGCTGACGTCACAGGGCGAATATCTTGCAGCCGGTCTACTTAACTCCTTTGCATCAATGTCATCGGTGCTGGAAAACATGGCAGATGCTGAAAATTCCCGGCCCTTACTGGTGTCCGCAACGCCGATGTTTTCGAGTGCGTTTTTGATGCCACGTATGTCCGACTTCTTGAAAACCCATCCAAAGATTGAACTGAACATTCAGTCGACGATTGAGGCCGTCATCCTAACCCCCGGTGGCGTTGATATGGCGATCCGCTATGGCACAGGAAATTGGCCAGGGTTGGATGCGCATCTAGTTCTTCCGGGCTGCCTTACCGTTGTGGCATCGCGCGAATTGGTTAGAGACCGTGTCTTTAGACATCCGCGCGAACTTCTGGAATATCCGCTGCTTCAAGAACAGGCATCGGTCGAATTTGACCTTTGGTTGGAAAAAGTAGGCGTTCCTATCCAAGCGCCTCGCAAGGTTGTTCGACTGCCGGGGAATATGCTTGTGGATGGTGTGCGGCGTGGCGACGGGATCAGCGCAACGGTGCCAGCCTTTATTGCGGATGAGCTGAAGACCGGGGAAATCGTGACGCTGTTTGACGACCCTATTCCTGAAATCGGCTATTACCTTGTCGCCCTGCCCGGCACCCAACGTCCCGCGCTGACAATCTTCAGAAATTGGCTGGAAAAATCAGTGTCCGCCTATGAACGCGGCCTTTACCGCTGGCCCCCAGCTCACCTGCTGTGA
- a CDS encoding NAD(P)-dependent oxidoreductase yields the protein MTNIAILGLGSMGSALAHCLIKAGHNVAVWNRTPGKSDAFTNLGARAAKTPDEAIAVSDFAIVCVKSHAQTVKIISDLTISIQGKMICDMSTGDTKDAEALVKILSAQGARYMLGMINAYPSGIGTDDATILTVGSAGSWLAYGPIIQTLAGRSACIGREPSALAAMFAGLFSVRQGFMFGMIYGAIVCEKAGVPMQVFSDQIPASLKLVHDYYGLFERSVPTERFANAEASMKVYALAQEDALKTFQSLDAPSEFMQLMYDNTKAAWDDGHGDQELTALVKTMAN from the coding sequence ATGACTAATATTGCTATTCTAGGATTGGGTTCCATGGGGTCCGCGCTCGCTCATTGTTTGATTAAGGCGGGCCACAACGTTGCGGTCTGGAACCGAACTCCGGGCAAATCTGATGCGTTTACAAACCTCGGCGCACGCGCCGCGAAAACGCCTGATGAAGCCATCGCAGTTAGTGATTTCGCAATTGTCTGCGTTAAGAGCCACGCACAAACCGTCAAAATTATCAGCGATCTAACCATCTCGATTCAAGGCAAAATGATTTGTGACATGAGTACGGGCGACACCAAAGATGCTGAGGCTTTGGTCAAAATATTGAGCGCGCAAGGGGCACGTTATATGTTGGGGATGATCAATGCTTATCCATCGGGAATTGGCACGGATGACGCCACAATCTTGACCGTTGGCAGCGCAGGAAGTTGGTTGGCTTATGGTCCTATCATTCAAACACTAGCGGGACGATCGGCCTGCATTGGGCGCGAGCCATCTGCGTTGGCAGCGATGTTTGCTGGGCTGTTTTCAGTGCGGCAAGGGTTCATGTTCGGAATGATCTATGGGGCAATCGTTTGTGAAAAAGCGGGCGTTCCGATGCAGGTTTTCTCGGATCAAATTCCGGCGTCTCTGAAACTGGTTCATGACTACTACGGATTGTTTGAACGATCAGTTCCGACTGAAAGATTTGCGAATGCCGAAGCGTCCATGAAGGTCTACGCTTTGGCGCAAGAAGACGCGCTAAAGACATTTCAATCTTTGGATGCCCCGTCTGAGTTCATGCAACTGATGTACGACAATACCAAGGCTGCATGGGATGATGGACATGGTGATCAAGAATTGACAGCGCTGGTTAAGACGATGGCAAATTAA
- a CDS encoding arylsulfatase, producing MTASALSGVSSLAIADTSKPNILIPFGDDIGEYNISAYNMDQMGYRTPDIDSLAKEGALFTDWYGQQSCTAGRAPFITGQSPIRTGLTKVGLPRAPEGITKEDPTLADLLKPHGYVTGQFGKNHLGDRNDMLPSNHGFDEWFANLYHLNAEEEPENENENEHYPKDPAFKTKFGPRGVLHCRTSEEFDSTEEPRFGQLGNQACEDTGPFTVKRMETFDDEVTAQAIDFMERANEDDKPFLIWWNTTRMHVYTHLKEESAGKTGYGIFADGMVEHDGHVGLMLAKLKELGLDENTIVMYSSDNGAEAFGWPDGGTTKHRGEKNTQWEGGYPVPTLIRWPGTIEPGTIINDIAAHEDILPTVMAAVGDTTVKEDLLVVKQVGDMTYKVHLDGYNMMPFLKGDVEKSPRKEIIYWTDDGSVAALWYNDWKLTFLRQNSTGFRVWERPFEELRWPMLTNLRMDPFERALDESAGHSEWATNRLFALAPASAYVAGWLQSFKELPPRMKPGSFSLDRVMEAASNSVGGCN from the coding sequence GTGACTGCGTCCGCCTTGTCAGGCGTGTCGTCTTTGGCCATTGCCGATACATCCAAACCGAACATTCTCATCCCTTTTGGGGATGATATCGGCGAGTATAACATCAGCGCATATAACATGGACCAAATGGGCTACCGGACACCCGACATTGACAGCCTTGCCAAAGAAGGTGCGCTGTTTACGGACTGGTATGGCCAGCAAAGCTGCACGGCGGGCCGCGCGCCGTTTATAACCGGACAGTCCCCGATCCGAACCGGCCTAACCAAGGTTGGCCTACCCAGAGCGCCAGAAGGCATCACCAAGGAAGACCCCACACTTGCAGATCTGCTAAAGCCTCATGGGTACGTGACCGGCCAATTTGGCAAAAACCACCTCGGCGACCGAAATGACATGCTGCCCTCAAACCACGGTTTTGATGAATGGTTTGCCAATCTTTATCACCTGAATGCCGAAGAAGAGCCCGAGAACGAGAACGAGAACGAGCATTACCCTAAAGATCCGGCATTCAAAACGAAGTTTGGACCGCGTGGGGTTCTGCATTGCCGGACTTCTGAAGAGTTTGACAGCACCGAAGAACCTCGTTTTGGGCAATTGGGAAATCAGGCCTGCGAAGATACCGGGCCATTTACTGTGAAGCGGATGGAGACGTTTGACGACGAAGTCACGGCGCAAGCCATCGACTTCATGGAGCGCGCCAATGAAGACGACAAGCCCTTCCTCATCTGGTGGAACACCACCCGTATGCACGTTTATACGCACCTGAAAGAAGAGTCTGCGGGCAAGACCGGCTACGGCATCTTTGCTGATGGTATGGTCGAACATGACGGTCATGTCGGTCTGATGCTCGCCAAGCTGAAAGAGCTGGGCCTCGATGAAAACACCATCGTCATGTATTCCAGCGACAACGGTGCCGAAGCATTTGGCTGGCCCGACGGTGGCACCACGAAACACCGCGGTGAAAAGAACACCCAGTGGGAAGGTGGATACCCTGTTCCGACACTCATCCGTTGGCCCGGAACGATCGAGCCCGGCACAATCATCAACGACATAGCTGCACATGAGGACATTCTCCCGACTGTCATGGCTGCTGTTGGTGACACGACGGTCAAAGAAGACCTGCTCGTAGTAAAACAGGTCGGCGACATGACGTATAAGGTTCACCTTGATGGCTATAATATGATGCCGTTCCTGAAAGGGGATGTGGAAAAGTCACCACGCAAAGAGATCATCTACTGGACCGATGATGGAAGCGTTGCTGCATTGTGGTACAATGACTGGAAACTCACATTCCTGCGTCAGAATTCAACGGGCTTCCGGGTTTGGGAAAGACCTTTTGAAGAATTGCGCTGGCCAATGCTGACTAACTTGCGGATGGACCCTTTTGAACGCGCTCTTGATGAAAGCGCCGGCCACTCCGAATGGGCTACAAATCGGCTTTTCGCTTTGGCACCAGCATCTGCGTACGTTGCCGGCTGGCTGCAGAGCTTTAAAGAGCTCCCACCTAGAATGAAGCCCGGCAGCTTTAGTCTGGACCGGGTCATGGAAGCTGCCAGCAACTCTGTCGGGGGATGCAATTAA
- a CDS encoding helix-turn-helix domain-containing protein, which yields MIYASAKLIDSPTFDFTTLPISGPAMDSYMASLPIQTGSTGLDAAFDLAANIDRMLTGDRIFGKVLNGVFWIGRTTNASNWTSDWSVVHYSLAAFLSGVRQLFGGSLKPRAVCIPYTAKLTELPVDLLEIPQLRETQITGLAFRIQDLCHFVKKRRVQSMHGEIDNSDPLSSENKSVLVACAAEFMRSGTSDMLAQRMATSFGMGVRSCQCRLKEVGTTHTELIENARLELALRMLSEEEYSVTEIALELGYSYPGHFTRFFKQKVGLSPTEYRKIEVSA from the coding sequence ATGATTTATGCGAGCGCCAAACTTATAGACAGCCCGACCTTTGACTTTACGACTTTGCCGATCTCCGGACCGGCTATGGACAGCTACATGGCAAGCTTGCCGATACAAACAGGTTCGACCGGATTGGATGCCGCCTTTGATCTTGCAGCAAATATTGACAGGATGCTGACAGGCGATCGGATATTCGGCAAAGTACTCAATGGTGTTTTTTGGATTGGCCGTACGACCAACGCGTCCAACTGGACCTCAGATTGGTCTGTGGTTCACTATAGTCTCGCTGCTTTTCTATCAGGTGTGAGACAGTTGTTTGGCGGCTCTCTGAAACCGCGCGCAGTTTGTATCCCTTACACAGCCAAACTCACAGAGCTTCCCGTAGATCTGCTTGAAATACCTCAGTTGCGCGAAACCCAGATTACAGGGTTGGCGTTTCGTATCCAGGACCTGTGCCATTTCGTGAAAAAGCGTCGCGTTCAGTCGATGCACGGCGAGATCGACAACTCTGACCCATTGTCGTCCGAAAACAAGTCAGTCCTTGTGGCTTGCGCTGCCGAATTCATGCGCAGCGGAACATCGGATATGTTGGCCCAAAGAATGGCCACGTCGTTTGGAATGGGTGTTCGATCCTGCCAGTGCAGGCTGAAAGAGGTCGGCACCACACATACAGAGTTGATCGAAAACGCGAGGCTCGAACTTGCCCTGAGAATGCTGTCTGAGGAAGAATATTCCGTGACGGAAATAGCATTGGAGCTGGGATACAGCTATCCAGGACACTTCACCCGGTTTTTCAAACAGAAGGTCGGTTTGTCCCCGACAGAGTATCGCAAGATTGAAGTCAGCGCTTAA